Proteins found in one Triticum urartu cultivar G1812 chromosome 4, Tu2.1, whole genome shotgun sequence genomic segment:
- the LOC125554839 gene encoding uncharacterized protein LOC125554839 produces the protein MEVHCGRVLLGDDSCGPLSLVVWDPMTGCRTELNPPDHLGRSYGAAVLCPVAGCDHRACHAGPFQVVFIGVDMMEDGCLARACVSLPVAGGWSKHCSDFCFNKWSEPWSALHLGSTYWDGMSPVSVEDALYFKLKYCGHDHMAILKYDLGSNCLSLIDAPFAGSILVDAAVLMAMEDGSLGFAHVDKVTLHLWSRQGDSDGIGSWTQRTVIDLNNHLPIQNPNKRFRLIGSLEGTDIIFVTMGLDIYEINLKTLRWKKLQKREKLCGLIPYMSFYNPQGTTLK, from the exons ATGGAGGTACACTGCGGCCGCGTTCTCCTCGGCGATGACTCTTGCGGCCCCCTTTCGCTCGTCGTTTGGGACCCCATGACGGGCTGCCGGACGGAGCTGAACCCACCTGACCACTTGGGCAGAAGCTATGGGGCAGCGGTGCTCTGCCCCGTTGCCGGCTGTGACCACCGTGCGTGCCACGCAGGCCCCTTCCAGGTGGTCTTCATCGGTGTGGACATGATGGAAGATGGATGTCTTGCGCGCGCATGTGTGTCCTTGCCGGTGGCGGGAGGTTGGAGCAAGCACTGCTCTGATTTTTGTTTTAATAAGTGGAGTGAGCCGTGGTCTGCTCTTCATCTTGGGTCTACATATTGGGACGGAATGTCTCCTGTCTCCGTCGAAGATGCACTGTACTTCAAGCTCAAGTATTGCGGACATGATCACATGGCAATTCTCAAGTATGACTTGGGATCTAACTGCTTATCACTGATTGATGCACCGTTTGCCGGGTCTATCCTTGTCGATGCCGCTGTCCTCATGGCGATGGAGGATGGCAGTTTGGGGTTTGCACATGTGGATAAGGTAACCCTCCACTTGTGGTCAAGACAGGGAGATTCTGACGGAATTGGGTCATGGACTCAGCGTACAGTCATCGATCTTAATAACCATCTCCCCATTCAAAATCCCAATAAAAGATTTAGATTGATTGGATCTCTGGAGGGCACAGATATCATTTTTGTGACCATGGGCCTTGACATCTATGAGATTAATCTCAAGACATTACGGTGGAAGAAGCTACAGAAGAGAGAAAAGCTTTGTGGTCTGATTCCGTACATGAGTTTCTACAATCCACAAG GAACAACTCTTAAGTGA